Proteins encoded together in one Coregonus clupeaformis isolate EN_2021a chromosome 30, ASM2061545v1, whole genome shotgun sequence window:
- the LOC123482310 gene encoding B-cell CLL/lymphoma 6 member B protein-like: MGEQGNWLEANRGDWVANLDSQTQTGAAKGPGDDIIEQARTIGDIVEPAVHEDLLISGVAGGRDWTSKAAGHKPWPRIRTMDQEPSLFLPVSESGWNLEGQRLHHHAEHNQWTGGLNNLSPGGHQRDRGSSQGSSLKPRPFSSQSQCRDGAGPGADRDRPSCSYDTNSTVSMMNRECHPGLQPSQRMVGAPPGGLSASLSSPSGSCILPGDWVHRRPGPGSSLPQLSRGYPTNTDRVRMGVLHKRYLAYNTAHNPNNTQSMARGQEGSSKNDHTRVVAPASTSSGVIGSQRGRPSIRTDADKPYACPTCGKRFAEANYVKKHQRVHTGVKPFSCTQCHMRFAQAGDLRRHQRVHTGEKPYSCPQCEKRFSRQYQLNVHQRIHTGEKIY, encoded by the exons atgggggagcaag GTAATTGGCTGgaggctaacagaggagactggGTGGCCAACTTGGATTCCCAGACCCAGACAGGTGCAGCCAAGGGCCCTGGGGACGACATCATAGAGCAGGCCAGGACCATAGGCGACATagtggag CCTGCAGTCCATGAGGACCTGCTGATATCCGGTGTTGCTGGCGGGAGAGACTGGACCTCTAAAGCGGCTGGTCACAAACCCTGGCCCCGGATCAGAACCATGGATCAGGAGCCGTCACTCTTCCTTCCTGTCTCAGAATCAGGATGGAACCTCGAGGGACAAAGACTCCACCATCACGCAGAACACAACCAGTGGACAGGTGGACTGAACAACCTCAGTCCTGGTggtcatcagagagacagaggctccaGTCAGGGATCCAGTCTGAAGCCCAGAcccttctcttcacagtctcagtgCAGGGATGGAGCAGGGCCTGGGGCTGATAGAGATCGACCCTCCTGTTCCTATGATACAAACAGCACAGTATCCATGATGAATAGAGAATGTCACCCTGGACTTCAGCCTTCACAGAGAATGGTGGGAGCCCCCCCTGGTGGTCTATCAGCAAGTCTGTCTTCTCCTTCAGGGTCTTGTATACTGCCTGGTGACTGGGTTCATAGAAGGCCTGGACCTGGGTCTAGCCTTCCTCAGTTATCACGGggttaccccaccaatacagacAGGGTCAGGATGGGTGTTCTCCACAAGAGGTACTTAGCCTATAACACAGCACACAATCCCAACAACACCCAATCAATGGCTAGAGGTCAAGAAGGGAGCTCAAAGAATGACCACACGAGGGTGGTGGCTCCTGCTTCTACCTCCTCTGGTGTCATTGGGTCACAACGTGGGAGGCCGAGCATTAGGACGGACGCAGACAAGCCGTACGCCTGCCCCACGTGTGGGAAGCGCTTTGCTGAGGCGAACTATGTGAAGaagcaccagagggtccacacaggggtgaaacccttcagctgtacccagtgtcacatgcgcttcgcccaggctggtgacctgaggaggcaccagagggtccacacaggggagaaaccatacagctgcccccagtgtgagaagaggttttCCCGCCAGTACCAACTGAATGTGCACCAGAggatccacacaggggagaaaataTATTAG